A single window of Flagellimonas maritima DNA harbors:
- a CDS encoding peptidylprolyl isomerase, translating into MKKMNRNLLSIMFFAIIGTLHAQDTDQAVLTKTDSTSNTKRVKLDGIAAVIGDYVILDSDIEKTLIDLKSQGASTQDITKCSLLGKLMEDRLYAHQAVQDSLLVSDDQVNAQSDAQIQQLVSQVGSMQKVLKFYKKPDVESFRTELFEINKLRMLSEKMQGKIVEEIEVTPEEVRQFFNKIPEDERPVFGSELEIAQIVKQPEAPEEEKQKVIDRLKQIKQDVEENDASFNVKAILYSQDPGSKSKGGFYSMTRETPFVKEFKDVAFSLQEGEISEPFETDFGYHIIYIEKIRGQELDLRHILIIPEIPKSTMEKAVAELDTIRQQILDGKYDFADAALNFSDEKETKFDGGLLRNPINFDSRFELTKMDPALYNQVRNLKDEEISRPIKEENQRGGPPKFKIMKISNRFDEHKADFAKDYLKIQELALREKQFEAIKEWMNEHIEDTYIHVNDQNKDCNFANNWVKE; encoded by the coding sequence ATGAAAAAAATGAATAGAAATCTATTGTCCATCATGTTTTTCGCCATAATTGGCACTTTACATGCACAAGATACGGATCAAGCGGTGCTTACAAAAACAGATAGTACCAGCAATACCAAAAGAGTTAAATTGGACGGTATAGCAGCTGTTATTGGCGACTATGTTATCTTGGATTCCGATATTGAGAAAACGCTTATAGATTTAAAAAGTCAAGGAGCTTCCACACAGGACATTACCAAGTGCAGCCTCTTGGGGAAATTGATGGAAGACCGTTTATACGCCCACCAAGCTGTTCAGGACAGTCTGCTGGTATCGGACGATCAAGTGAATGCGCAAAGTGATGCGCAGATACAACAGCTTGTATCACAAGTAGGTTCTATGCAAAAAGTATTGAAGTTCTATAAAAAACCTGACGTTGAAAGTTTTAGGACCGAACTCTTCGAAATAAACAAGCTTCGTATGCTCTCCGAAAAGATGCAGGGAAAAATAGTCGAAGAAATAGAAGTGACTCCAGAAGAAGTACGCCAATTTTTTAATAAAATACCAGAAGATGAAAGACCAGTTTTTGGTTCCGAATTGGAGATTGCCCAAATTGTTAAACAACCGGAAGCACCTGAAGAAGAAAAACAAAAGGTAATCGATAGATTGAAGCAAATTAAACAAGATGTGGAAGAGAATGATGCCAGCTTCAACGTAAAGGCCATTCTTTACTCCCAAGACCCAGGCTCCAAATCCAAGGGGGGATTCTATAGTATGACTAGGGAAACGCCATTTGTGAAAGAATTTAAAGATGTCGCTTTTAGTTTGCAAGAGGGTGAAATTTCCGAGCCTTTTGAAACTGATTTTGGATACCATATCATCTACATTGAAAAAATTAGGGGACAGGAATTGGATTTACGCCATATTTTAATAATTCCTGAAATTCCTAAAAGCACTATGGAAAAAGCCGTAGCGGAATTGGATACGATTCGCCAACAAATTTTGGACGGCAAGTATGATTTTGCAGACGCAGCCCTTAACTTCTCCGATGAGAAAGAAACTAAATTTGATGGTGGCTTGTTGCGCAATCCTATTAATTTTGATTCCCGTTTTGAATTGACCAAAATGGACCCCGCCTTGTATAACCAAGTTCGCAATCTAAAGGACGAGGAGATATCAAGACCAATTAAAGAAGAAAATCAAAGAGGAGGCCCGCCAAAATTCAAAATCATGAAAATTTCAAATCGTTTTGATGAACACAAGGCTGATTTTGCAAAAGATTATTTAAAGATTCAGGAACTGGCACTTAGGGAAAAACAATTCGAGGCAATAAAGGAATGGATGAACGAACATATCGAAGATACCTATATTCATGTAAATGATCAAAACAAGGATTGTAATTTTGCTAACAATTGGGTAAAGGAGTAA
- a CDS encoding AAA family ATPase — MSDVVAVENLVKKHQALRDEIGKIIVGQEKVIEQILLSIYTGGHSLLIGVPGLAKTLMVNTIAQTLGLDFKRIQFTPDLMPSDILGSEVLDQNRNFKFIKGPVFGNIILADEINRTPPKTQAALLEAMQERAVTIAGQQYKLDMPYFVLATQNPIEQEGTYPLPEAQLDRFMFAIELKYPSIAEEIKVVKSTTTDDTIKINTLFNADEIIAVQHLVRRIPVPDNVVDYAVRLVNSTRPRINDASDFINNYVDWGAGPRASQNLVLGAKANAAINGKFSPDIEDVKAVSMGILRHRVLKNYKAEAEGISEEDIISKLL, encoded by the coding sequence ATGTCAGACGTTGTTGCAGTAGAAAATCTCGTAAAAAAGCATCAAGCTTTAAGAGATGAGATTGGTAAAATCATTGTGGGCCAGGAAAAGGTAATCGAACAGATTTTACTTTCCATTTATACTGGAGGGCATTCCCTTCTAATTGGTGTTCCAGGTCTCGCAAAAACCTTAATGGTAAACACCATAGCCCAAACGTTGGGCCTTGATTTTAAAAGAATCCAGTTTACACCGGATCTAATGCCAAGCGATATTCTTGGAAGCGAGGTTCTTGATCAAAACAGAAATTTTAAATTCATAAAGGGGCCTGTTTTCGGTAATATCATTCTTGCCGATGAAATCAACAGGACTCCCCCAAAAACTCAAGCGGCACTTTTGGAGGCTATGCAAGAGCGGGCGGTCACTATTGCAGGGCAACAATACAAATTGGATATGCCATATTTTGTTCTAGCAACACAAAACCCAATAGAACAAGAAGGGACTTATCCATTGCCAGAAGCACAGTTGGATCGTTTTATGTTTGCCATAGAATTAAAATATCCTTCAATAGCAGAGGAGATTAAAGTTGTAAAATCCACTACTACGGACGATACTATAAAGATAAATACGCTCTTCAACGCAGATGAAATCATTGCGGTACAACATCTGGTCCGTAGAATACCCGTTCCGGACAATGTTGTTGATTATGCCGTAAGATTGGTGAACAGTACACGACCGCGTATCAATGATGCGTCTGATTTTATCAATAATTATGTTGATTGGGGAGCAGGACCAAGAGCTTCACAAAATTTGGTATTGGGCGCTAAGGCCAATGCAGCTATAAACGGAAAGTTTTCCCCGGATATAGAAGATGTCAAAGCAGTATCCATGGGAATACTCAGGCATCGGGTTTTAAAAAACTACAAAGCAGAGGCCGAAGGTATTTCTGAAGAAGATATTATATCAAAATTACTCTAA